In Erigeron canadensis isolate Cc75 chromosome 6, C_canadensis_v1, whole genome shotgun sequence, the following are encoded in one genomic region:
- the LOC122605604 gene encoding putative protein phosphatase 2C 53, protein MPGSVAVMSNSPVFLSSPMFRQPMISPTSSLSLHHHHASPTPSSPSSSLHGHTINKGLYHHQADQGGVVLLQSSQQVMSNSSRDQSSSSSTQSSSTVMLNKRKRPARIQIPLAPLSFVNNNNNEAAKLDAHVNDEIDEEGEAYFVYSKRGKRGPMEDRFSAIVGLQGDSKQAFFGVFDGHGGAKAAEFAAKNLNRNIMSELANKSEDEIEEVVRDGYLATDSEFIKSEEDVNGGTCCVTALIRKGKLIVSNAGDCRAVMSRGGVAEALTDDHKPSRKDEKDRIESLGGYVDCRNGIWRIQGSLAVSRGIGDKHLKKWVIAEPETRILDISRPECEFLILASDGIWDTVSNQEAVDVVRPFCIGTNKPDLTSACKKLVDLSATRGSYDDMSVMVIRLPHFAS, encoded by the exons ATGCCCGGTTCTGTTGCGGTGATGTCAAACTCACCGGTGTTCTTATCATCACCCATGTTTCGACAACCAATGATCTCTCCAACATCATCACTTtcacttcatcatcatcatgctTCTCCAACACCGTCGTCTCCGTCGTCGTCGTTACACGGACACACAATTAATAAGGGGTTATATCATCATCAAGCAGATCAAGGAGGAGTTGTATTATTACAATCGTCACAGCAAGTCATGAGTAATAGTAGTCGCGATCAGTCGAGTTCTTCTTCTACACAATCATCATCTACTGTTATGTTGAATAAAAGGAAAAGACCCGCTAGGATCCAGATTCCGCTTGCGCCTTTGAGTTttgtcaataataataataatgaagcTGCTAAACTGGATGCTCATGTTAATGATGAGAttgatgaggaaggagaagcGTATTTTGTTTATTCTAAAAGAGGGAAAAGAGGACCCATGGAAGATCGTTTCTCCGCAATTGTTGGTCTCCAAGGAGATTccaaacag gcgttttttggagtatttgatggtcATGGAGGCGCAAAGGCTGCGGAATTTGCAGCAAAGAATTTGAATAGAAATATAATGAGTGAATTAGCTAATAAAAGCGAAGATGAAATCGAGGAAGTTGTTAGAGACGGATATCTTGCTACGGATTCGGAGTTTATAAAATCAGAAGAAGATGTGAACGGTGGTACTTGTTGTGTGACCGCATTGATTCGTAAGGGGAAACTTATTGTCTCAAATGCGGGTGATTGTCGTGCTGTCATGAGCCGAGGTGGTGTCGCGGAAGCTCTCACTGATGATCACAAGCCTTCTAGGAAAGACGAAAAAGATAGGATCGAAAGCTTG GGTGGATACGTTGATTGTCGCAATGGTATATGGAGAATACAAGGTTCACTTGCGGTATCAAGAGGAATAGGGGACAAGCATCTCAAGAAATGGGTGATTGCAGAACCAGAAACCAGAATACTCGACATTAGTAGACCTGAATGCGAGTTCTTAATCCTTGCGTCGGATGGGATATGGGATACG GTCAGTAACCAAGAAGCAGTAGACGTCGTTCGGCCCTTTTGCATAGGGACCAATAAACCTGATCTAACTTCTGCTTGTAAGAAGCTTGTTGACTTATCAGCGACAAGGGGTTCTTACGATGACATGAGTGTTATGGTTATCCGACTGCCTCATTTTGCTTCATGA